The following proteins are encoded in a genomic region of Terriglobales bacterium:
- the gnd gene encoding decarboxylating 6-phosphogluconate dehydrogenase — protein sequence MQLGMIGLGRMGANMVRRLLRGGHQCVVYDRTADAVQAMVKEGAVGSSSLDDFVAKLKPPRAAWLMIPAAIVDRTLTDLAPRLSKDDAVIDGGNSYYIDDIRRAHELAARGLHYVDAGTSGGVWGLERGYCLMIGGPKPVVERLDPIFRTLAPGRASTAPTPGREKSAGTAEEGYLYCGPSGAGHFVKMVHNGIEYGLMGAYAEGFNILKHANVGKQDRSTDAETTPLREPTHYQFDFNLGDIAEVWRRGSVIASWLLDLTAIALSKSPDLAKFSGRVSDSGEGRWTIAAAIDEGAPVPVLSSALFQRFSSRGEADFADRLLSAMRFEFGGHVETK from the coding sequence ATGCAACTCGGAATGATCGGGCTGGGAAGAATGGGAGCCAATATGGTGCGTCGCCTGCTGCGCGGTGGCCATCAATGCGTGGTCTACGACCGCACCGCGGACGCCGTACAGGCGATGGTCAAAGAAGGCGCCGTCGGCAGCTCATCGCTCGATGATTTTGTTGCCAAGCTCAAGCCTCCCCGCGCCGCGTGGCTGATGATTCCCGCCGCCATCGTAGACCGTACTCTGACTGATCTGGCGCCGCGCCTCTCCAAAGACGACGCCGTCATTGACGGTGGCAACTCCTATTACATTGACGACATTCGGCGCGCCCACGAACTCGCCGCCAGGGGTCTCCATTATGTGGACGCGGGCACCAGCGGCGGGGTGTGGGGACTGGAACGCGGCTATTGCCTGATGATTGGCGGCCCCAAACCCGTCGTCGAGCGCCTGGATCCCATCTTTCGGACATTGGCTCCGGGACGTGCCTCCACCGCGCCCACGCCTGGCCGCGAGAAGAGCGCCGGCACCGCCGAAGAAGGTTACCTCTATTGTGGTCCCTCCGGTGCCGGACATTTTGTGAAAATGGTACACAACGGAATTGAATATGGTCTGATGGGCGCCTACGCCGAAGGTTTTAATATTCTGAAACACGCAAATGTCGGCAAGCAGGATCGCTCGACAGATGCCGAGACCACCCCCCTCCGTGAGCCCACGCATTATCAATTTGATTTCAACCTCGGCGATATCGCCGAGGTTTGGCGGCGCGGCAGCGTGATCGCATCGTGGCTCCTCGATCTCACCGCCATCGCCTTGAGCAAGTCGCCCGATCTCGCAAAGTTCTCAGGCCGGGTTTCGGACTCCGGGGAAGGACGCTGGACCATTGCCGCCGCCATTGATGAAGGCGCGCCCGTGCCGGTGCTGAGTTCCGCGCTGTTTCAGCGCTTCAGTTCACGCGGCGAGGCCGATTTTGCCGATCGGCTGCTTTCGGCCATGCGTTTCGAATTCGGCGGCCACGTGGAAACCAAGTAA
- a CDS encoding HAD family hydrolase has product MRKTVVFLFDVDNTLLDNDRIAADLRRHLEREVGHERQQRYWAIFEELRTEMGYADYLGALQRYRAEYPRDPHLMTVSDFLLEYPFANRLFPNSIDALEYVKQFGRPVILSDGDVVFQPRKVRRSGLWEAVDGSVLIYVHKERELDDVAERFPADHYVFIDDKLRILTEVKKIWKTRVTTVFPRQGHYANDPEILASNPPADLSIGRIGELVDLDLRGMLERGGNSRKPRARA; this is encoded by the coding sequence ATGCGTAAAACCGTCGTCTTCCTCTTCGACGTTGACAACACGCTTCTCGACAACGACCGCATCGCCGCCGACCTCAGACGCCACCTGGAGCGGGAAGTCGGCCACGAGCGCCAGCAACGCTACTGGGCGATCTTTGAAGAGCTGCGTACGGAGATGGGGTACGCCGATTATCTCGGCGCTCTGCAACGCTACCGTGCCGAGTATCCGCGCGACCCGCATTTGATGACAGTGTCGGATTTTCTGCTCGAATACCCTTTTGCCAATCGGCTCTTTCCTAATTCGATAGACGCCCTTGAGTATGTAAAGCAGTTCGGACGTCCGGTGATTCTCTCTGACGGGGACGTCGTCTTTCAGCCGCGTAAGGTCCGGCGCTCAGGATTGTGGGAGGCCGTGGATGGCAGTGTGCTGATTTACGTCCATAAGGAACGAGAACTCGACGATGTTGCCGAGCGCTTTCCCGCTGATCACTACGTTTTCATTGACGACAAGCTGCGCATTCTGACGGAGGTGAAAAAGATCTGGAAAACTCGCGTCACAACCGTTTTTCCACGCCAGGGACACTACGCCAACGATCCCGAAATTCTGGCCAGTAATCCGCCTGCGGACCTTAGCATTGGCCGCATCGGCGAACTCGTAGACCTTGATCTTCGCGGCATGCTCGAGCGGGGTGGCAACAGCCGCAAGCCTCGGGCGCGCGCCTGA
- a CDS encoding SUMF1/EgtB/PvdO family nonheme iron enzyme: MPTAQKQVAIRHELLDRLADARFRTDELFDIVRPDFLYERPIPERHRIIFYLGHLEAFDWNLLRDRLLSANPINPQFDRLFAFGIDPVGGGLPTDQPADWPSLAEVRNYVAHVRQILDRALENADLFSASASANSSADSLASHEFSASVLLNVAIEHRLMHAETLTYMLHQLPLNQKVEKPRMPKMPIPFGIPEMIKIPAGIATLGLPRKDQTFGWDNEFEAHAVSVPAFAIDKYKVTNAQYLEFIKQGGYENRELWQDADWNWKNRHSISHPIFWNLQDGHWHYRTMFEEVPLPLEWPVYVSHAEASAYARWTGKSLPTEAQWHRAAYGTSEGAERAYPWGSEPPSAKLGNLDFHSWDPAPVAAFPEGESAFGVAGLLGNGWEWTSTIFAPFAGFQPFPFYLGYSADFFDGKHYVMKGGSARTAACMLRRSFRNWFQSHYQYVYSGFRCVIN, encoded by the coding sequence ATGCCTACTGCGCAGAAGCAAGTCGCCATCCGCCACGAACTCCTCGATCGCCTGGCGGATGCTCGCTTCCGCACCGATGAACTTTTCGATATCGTGCGCCCCGACTTCCTATATGAGCGCCCGATTCCGGAAAGACATCGCATCATCTTTTATCTCGGTCATCTCGAAGCCTTTGACTGGAACCTTCTCCGCGATCGGCTGCTGAGCGCCAACCCAATTAATCCTCAATTTGACCGGCTGTTCGCTTTCGGCATTGATCCGGTCGGCGGTGGCCTGCCCACCGACCAGCCCGCAGACTGGCCTTCGCTGGCCGAGGTACGGAATTATGTCGCTCATGTTCGGCAGATTCTGGACAGGGCACTCGAAAACGCGGATCTTTTTTCTGCGAGCGCTTCTGCGAACTCTTCTGCGGATTCACTTGCATCACACGAGTTTTCAGCTTCGGTGTTGCTCAATGTCGCCATCGAGCATCGGCTGATGCACGCCGAAACCCTGACATACATGCTGCACCAGTTGCCCCTTAACCAAAAAGTCGAGAAGCCGCGAATGCCGAAAATGCCGATCCCATTCGGCATCCCAGAAATGATCAAGATTCCTGCCGGCATTGCGACCCTCGGACTCCCGCGTAAAGATCAGACTTTTGGTTGGGACAACGAATTTGAAGCGCACGCCGTTTCTGTTCCCGCGTTTGCTATTGATAAATACAAAGTCACCAACGCGCAGTACCTCGAGTTCATCAAGCAGGGCGGTTACGAAAATCGCGAGTTGTGGCAGGATGCCGATTGGAACTGGAAAAACCGGCACAGCATTTCTCACCCCATCTTCTGGAATCTGCAGGACGGTCATTGGCATTACCGCACCATGTTTGAAGAAGTACCGCTGCCGCTCGAGTGGCCAGTTTATGTAAGCCACGCCGAGGCCAGCGCGTACGCGCGTTGGACAGGGAAGTCGTTGCCGACCGAAGCGCAGTGGCACCGCGCCGCCTATGGAACATCGGAGGGCGCTGAACGTGCCTACCCCTGGGGTTCTGAACCGCCATCCGCGAAATTAGGGAACCTCGACTTTCATAGCTGGGACCCGGCTCCAGTCGCCGCTTTCCCCGAAGGCGAGAGCGCATTCGGCGTCGCCGGTTTACTCGGCAATGGATGGGAGTGGACTTCTACCATCTTCGCGCCCTTTGCCGGCTTCCAGCCATTTCCGTTCTATCTGGGATACTCAGCCGATTTTTTCGATGGCAAGCACTACGTTATGAAAGGCGGGTCGGCGCGCACCGCCGCCTGCATGTTGCGACGTTCTTTCCGCAACTGGTTCCAGTCGCATTACCAGTACGTCTATTCAGGATTTCGCTGCGTCATTAATTGA
- the egtD gene encoding L-histidine N(alpha)-methyltransferase: MLVHAITPEPVYEFAADVREGLSKPGQKELLSKYLYDDVGSALFEVISLLPEYGLTRADQRLLRRNAYDIVSRLPARVTVAELGSGSGKKTRWILKALSRNQHTSYCPIEISPAALAMCKRELGDIDSISIVGFEREYLDGLREVAERRKNGEHLLVLFLGSTIGNFDRPAGARFLAEVRKILQPGDALLLGTDLMKPRPQLLDAYDDATGVTAAFNLNLLARINRELDADFDLEQFEHVAKFNSQARSVEMHLRSLRKQTVNIPKSELSVTFLKGETIWTESSHKYFREEVPEIAAAAGFRCDAQWIDHEWPFAENLLIAE, from the coding sequence ATGCTGGTACATGCGATTACCCCCGAACCGGTTTATGAATTCGCGGCCGACGTGCGCGAAGGATTGTCCAAGCCCGGACAGAAAGAACTTCTTTCCAAGTATCTCTATGACGATGTCGGTTCAGCGCTGTTCGAGGTGATTAGCCTGCTTCCCGAGTATGGCCTTACACGCGCCGATCAGCGGCTACTGCGGCGCAACGCCTACGACATCGTCTCCCGTCTTCCCGCGCGCGTCACCGTGGCCGAACTCGGTAGCGGAAGCGGCAAAAAGACGCGCTGGATCCTGAAGGCCCTCTCCCGGAATCAGCACACATCTTATTGTCCGATTGAGATTTCGCCCGCCGCCCTTGCCATGTGCAAGCGTGAGCTGGGCGACATCGATTCCATCAGCATTGTTGGTTTTGAGCGCGAATATCTGGATGGTTTACGTGAAGTGGCGGAGCGCCGCAAAAATGGCGAGCACCTGCTGGTGCTGTTCCTGGGAAGCACCATTGGCAATTTTGACCGGCCCGCAGGCGCCCGCTTCCTGGCTGAAGTGCGGAAAATTCTGCAACCCGGCGACGCGCTCCTGCTGGGCACTGATCTAATGAAACCCAGACCCCAATTGCTCGATGCCTACGATGACGCCACCGGTGTGACCGCCGCCTTCAATTTGAATCTGCTCGCCCGCATCAATCGCGAGCTCGACGCGGACTTTGATTTAGAGCAATTCGAGCACGTTGCCAAGTTCAATAGTCAGGCCCGCAGCGTGGAAATGCATCTCCGCTCTCTGCGGAAGCAAACCGTCAATATTCCGAAATCCGAGCTCTCAGTCACCTTTCTTAAGGGCGAAACCATTTGGACGGAAAGTAGTCACAAGTATTTTCGCGAAGAGGTGCCAGAGATCGCCGCTGCTGCCGGCTTCCGCTGTGACGCCCAGTGGATCGACCACGAGTGGCCCTTCGCCGAAAACCTGTTGATCGCCGAGTGA
- the rpiA gene encoding ribose-5-phosphate isomerase RpiA, giving the protein MTLPTLQKTKEQLDQEKQTVARAAVGWVKSGMRLGLGTGSTANYFITFLGERVRSEGLRIEAIASSNESETRARKEGIPLIKPRRGLQLDLGVDGADEIAPDLSLIKGGGGALLREKVVARACRYFLVIADSSKRVERLGAFPLPVEVVPFALPWVMDQIAELGAEPIQRMTANQPFLTDQQNCVLDCHFRVIRDPVSLAARLKDIPGIAEHGLFVGYARAALVGDGKDVLVLRAGQPPRPASDFNDLP; this is encoded by the coding sequence ATGACCCTCCCCACTCTCCAAAAAACCAAAGAACAACTGGACCAGGAAAAACAGACTGTCGCTCGCGCCGCTGTCGGATGGGTCAAGAGCGGCATGCGGCTCGGACTCGGCACCGGCTCCACCGCCAATTACTTCATCACTTTTCTCGGCGAGCGCGTGCGCAGCGAGGGACTACGCATCGAAGCCATCGCCTCCTCAAACGAAAGTGAGACCCGGGCCAGGAAAGAGGGCATTCCATTGATTAAGCCCAGGCGCGGGCTGCAGCTCGACCTTGGGGTGGACGGTGCGGACGAAATCGCTCCCGATCTGAGTTTAATAAAGGGCGGAGGGGGAGCCCTGCTGCGGGAGAAAGTGGTCGCTCGCGCATGCCGTTATTTCCTGGTCATCGCCGACTCTTCCAAACGCGTGGAGCGGCTGGGCGCGTTTCCGCTGCCCGTCGAGGTCGTGCCCTTTGCATTGCCCTGGGTGATGGATCAGATTGCAGAACTGGGCGCTGAGCCGATCCAGAGAATGACGGCGAACCAACCATTCCTAACCGATCAGCAGAACTGCGTACTCGATTGCCATTTCCGCGTGATCAGAGATCCAGTCAGCCTGGCTGCCCGGCTAAAAGACATTCCTGGAATTGCGGAACACGGCTTGTTTGTCGGGTACGCACGCGCCGCCCTGGTCGGCGACGGCAAAGATGTTCTTGTCCTGCGTGCCGGCCAGCCGCCGCGCCCGGCCTCGGATTTCAACGACTTGCCTTGA
- a CDS encoding NAD-dependent succinate-semialdehyde dehydrogenase — MAIASINPATGEVLKTFEPLSDSQLDAKIALAAETFRNYRKVPFAQRSRWMIKAAEIIEAEKEALGRLMTWEMGKTLRSAIDEAAKCAWVCRYYAENAERFLADEIVETTASRSYVRYQPLGPVLAVMPWNFPFWQVFRFAAPSLMVGNVGLLKHASNVPQCALAIADIFHRAGFPEGAFQTLLIPAKQVDRVLADPRIVAATLTGSVEAGVQVATGAGKRIKKVVLELGGSDPFIVMPSADLDDAVSTAVKARIINNGQSCIAAKRFIVAQPIAEQFEREFVKKMEALNIGDPLHEQTELGPLATPDGVTDLERDVKKSIEAGARLLTGGKRRPGKGNFYEPTVLTNIPKNSPAYNEELFGPVASIFHAKDVDDAIRIANDSRFGLGASAWTNDAGERERFINELEAGMVFINKMVASDPRLPFGGIKESGYGRELGVHGIREFTLIKTIWIQEAAKKTQVAA; from the coding sequence ATGGCGATTGCCAGCATCAATCCCGCAACCGGTGAAGTTCTGAAGACCTTCGAGCCGCTCTCCGATTCGCAACTCGACGCCAAGATCGCTCTCGCGGCTGAAACCTTTCGCAATTATCGTAAGGTTCCTTTCGCGCAGCGCTCTCGCTGGATGATCAAAGCAGCCGAAATCATCGAGGCCGAAAAAGAAGCGTTGGGCCGGCTGATGACCTGGGAGATGGGAAAGACGCTGCGCTCCGCCATTGATGAAGCCGCCAAGTGCGCCTGGGTCTGCCGCTACTACGCAGAGAATGCGGAACGCTTCCTCGCCGATGAGATCGTGGAGACCACCGCCAGCCGCAGCTACGTGCGTTACCAGCCGCTGGGGCCGGTGTTGGCGGTCATGCCGTGGAATTTTCCTTTCTGGCAGGTATTTCGCTTTGCCGCTCCCAGCTTGATGGTCGGCAACGTCGGCCTGCTGAAGCACGCCTCGAACGTCCCGCAGTGCGCGCTCGCCATCGCCGACATTTTCCATAGGGCGGGTTTTCCGGAAGGCGCCTTCCAAACTCTCCTCATTCCCGCCAAGCAAGTGGATAGAGTCCTCGCCGACCCGCGGATCGTCGCGGCCACCCTCACCGGCAGCGTGGAAGCAGGTGTCCAGGTGGCGACCGGTGCCGGCAAGAGAATCAAGAAAGTGGTGCTGGAACTCGGAGGCAGCGATCCTTTTATTGTTATGCCCAGTGCCGACCTGGACGACGCGGTTTCGACGGCTGTCAAGGCCCGAATCATCAACAACGGCCAGTCCTGCATCGCAGCCAAGCGCTTCATCGTTGCCCAGCCTATTGCGGAGCAGTTCGAGCGCGAGTTCGTGAAGAAGATGGAAGCGCTGAATATCGGCGACCCGCTCCACGAGCAAACTGAGCTGGGACCTCTTGCTACCCCGGACGGGGTCACCGACCTTGAACGGGACGTGAAGAAGTCAATTGAAGCCGGAGCCCGGCTTCTCACTGGAGGGAAGCGCCGCCCCGGAAAAGGAAACTTCTACGAGCCCACGGTGCTCACCAATATTCCCAAGAACTCGCCGGCCTATAACGAAGAGCTGTTCGGCCCGGTGGCGTCCATCTTTCACGCCAAAGATGTGGATGACGCGATTCGTATTGCCAATGACAGCCGCTTCGGCCTGGGCGCCAGCGCGTGGACCAATGACGCAGGCGAGCGTGAACGCTTCATCAACGAACTCGAGGCCGGCATGGTCTTCATCAACAAAATGGTGGCCTCCGATCCGCGTCTCCCATTTGGGGGCATCAAAGAGTCCGGATACGGCCGCGAGCTAGGAGTGCATGGCATCCGCGAGTTCACGCTCATCAAGACCATCTGGATACAGGAAGCCGCCAAGAAGACGCAGGTGGCTGCCTAG